A DNA window from Daucus carota subsp. sativus chromosome 3, DH1 v3.0, whole genome shotgun sequence contains the following coding sequences:
- the LOC108211037 gene encoding V-type proton ATPase subunit F has product MANRAQIPTNNSALIAMIADEDTITGFLLAGVGNVDLRRKTNYLIVDGKTTVKQIEDAFKEFTAREDIAIVLVSQYVANMIRFLVDSYNKPIPAILEIPSKDHPYDPAHDSVLSRVKYLFSSESVASERR; this is encoded by the exons ATGGCGAATAGAGCTCAAATTCCGACTAATAATTCCGCGTTAATCGCGATGATTGCTGATGAG GACACAATAACTGGCTTCTTGCTTGCTGGAGTCGGAAATGTTGACTTGAGGAGGAAGACAAATTATCTAATTGTGGATGGAA AAACTACTGTTAAACAAATCGAAGACGCATTCAAAGAGTTCACCGCAAGAGAGGACATTGCAATAGTTTTGGTCAGCCAATAT GTTGCCAATATGATTAGGTTTCTGGTTGACAGCTACAATAAACCAATTCCAGCAATTTTGGAGATTCCTTCAAAAGACCATCCATATGATCCTGCACATGACTCTGTTCTTTCTCGGGTGAAGTACCTCTTTTCATCTGAATCAGTGGCATCTGAGCGGCGTTAA
- the LOC108210653 gene encoding auxin-responsive protein IAA16 — MEVVSLLGEMKGKMNFEETELRLGLPGNISKLKSNIVNSGATNVNGKRGFAEAANVDLKLNLVSSKGDGEIVDQAAESEEIKNLLGGAGSTDSVVKPPAKAQVVGWPPVRSSYRKNIISLQKAATKKGDEENEKVMSSPMGATFVKVSLDGAPYLRKVDLKMYKSYQELSDALGNMFNSFTIGNCGSQGMMDFMNESRLMDLLNNSDYVPTYEDKDGDWMLVGDVPWEMFVGSCKRLRIMKGAEAIGLAPRAMEKCKNRT, encoded by the exons aTGGAAGTTGTGAGCCTTCTAGGGGAGATGAAGGGGAAGATGAACTTCGAGGAGACCGAGCTCCGGCTCGGCCTCCCCGGAAATATCAGCAAACTGAAGAGCAATATTGTCAATTCTGGTGCAACAAATGTTAATGGGAAAAGAGGTTTTGCTGAGGCTGCAAATGTGGATTTGAAGCTGAATCTTGTTTCGTCGAAAGGTGATGGTGAGATTGTGGATCAGGCTGCAGAGTCTGAGGAGATCAAGAATCTTCTTGGTGGTGCTGGCTCTACTGATTCAGTTGTGAAGCCTCCAGCCAA GGCACAAGTTGTGGGCTGGCCTCCAGTGCGATCATCATACCGAAAGAACATCATCTCACTCCAGAAAGCAGCCACCAAAAAGGGTGATGAGGAGAATGAGAAAGTGATGAGCAGTCCCATGGGCGCCACCTTTGTGAAGGTGAGCCTAGATGGTGCACCTTATCTTCGAAAAGTGGATCTCAAGATGTACAAGAGTTATCAAGAACTCTCTGATGCCTTAGGCAACATGTTCAACTCTTTCACTATCG GTAATTGTGGGAGCCAAGGGATGATGGATTTCATGAACGAGAGCAGGCTGATGGATTTGCTCAATAACTCTGATTATGTTCCTACTTATGAAGACAAGGATGGTGATTGGATGCTCGTGGGCGATGTCCCTTGGGA GATGTTTGTGGGTTCTTGCAAGCGCTTGCGCATAATGAAAGGAGCCGAAGCAATAGGCCTTG CACCAAGAGCCATGGAGAAATGCAAGAACAGAACCTAA
- the LOC108214648 gene encoding transcription factor UNE12: MSNNAGDAGAGDDFLEQILGFPVYAGADTNLAGNEVPMMLQLNSGDRGGGNIPGGDVGGGGFEFPLGLSLEQGKGSGEYFKMDHEEVEASGSGKRFRVDEVVVDSRGSHANRTGFQGQPIHNAVPAMSHPPAVRPRVRARRGQATDPHSIAERLRRERIAERIRALQELVPSVNKTDRAAMLDEIVDYVKFLRLQVKVLSMSRLGGAGAVAPLFADTPISSLEEEGTEGGGNQPAWEKWSNDGTEQQVAKLMDENVGAAMQFLQSKALCIMPISLATAIYHTQPPDSTTSHVKPETNPQL; encoded by the exons ATGTCCAACAACGCCGGAGACGCCGGCGCCGGCGACGACTTCCTCGAGCAAATCCTCGGCTTTCCGGTTTACGCGGGAGCGGATACGAATTTGGCGGGAAACGAGGTTCCGATGATGCTTCAGCTCAATTCCGGCGACCGCGGCGGCGGTAATATCCCCGGCGGCGACGTCGGCGGCGGAGGATTTGAGTTTCCGCTAGGGTTGAGTTTGGAGCAAGGGAAGGGGAGTGGAGAGTACTTTAAGATGGATCATGAGGAGGTGGAGGCCTCAGGGAGCGGAAAGCGATTTCGAGTCGATGAGGTGGTTGTTGATTCTAGAGGTTCTCATGCTAATAGAACT GGTTTCCAAGGACAACCAATTCATAATGCAGTTCCTGCAATGTCACATCCACCGGCAGTTCGCCCTAGAGTAAGGGCAAGAAGAGGCCAGGCCACGGATCCCCACAGCATTGCCGAGCGG TTGCGTAGAGAAAGAATAGCAGAAAGAATTAGGGCACTACAAGAACTCGTTCCTAGTGTGAATAAG ACTGATAGAGCTGCAATGCTTGATGAAATTGTGGATTATGTGAAGTTCCTGAGGCTTCAAGTGAAG GTGCTGAGCATGAGTAGACTGGGAGGTGCTGGTGCTGTTGCCCCACTTTTTGCTGATACTCCAATCTCCTCACTTGAG GAAGAAGGTACTGAAGGTGGAGGAAACCAACCAGCCTGGGAGAAATGGTCAAATGATGGCACGGAGCAACAGGTGGCAAAGCTTATGGACGAAAATGTTGGGGCGGCCATGCAATTCCTTCAATCCAAGGCACTTTGCATAATGCCCATCTCACTCGCCACGGCTATCTACCACACTCAACCACCAGATAGCACCACTTCACATGTCAAACCCGAAACAAACCCTCAGTTATAA
- the LOC108214649 gene encoding auxin-induced protein 22D — protein sequence MSMENDDIRLNLRLGLPGSNETSDNKSGSKRASSEVDQDSSPPPTKTQVVGWPPVRSYRKNILQQNKREAEFAGTYVKVSMDGAPFLRKIDLKVYKNYAQLLDALQSMFKCTVGYGGSEHAPTYEDKDGDWMLAGDVPWEMFITSCKRMRIMKASEARGLGCL from the exons ATGTCAATGGAGAACGACGATATTCGCCTTAATCTAAGATTAGGGTTACCGGGATCCAATGAAACATCGGATAATAAAAGTGGTAGCAAAAGAGCTTCATCAGAAGTTGACCAAGATTCATCTCCTCCTCCCACCAA AACACAAGTGGTAGGATGGCCACCGGTTCGATCATACCGGAAAAACATCTTGCAACAAAACAAAAGGGAAGCCGAATTTGCCGGGACGTACGTGAAAGTGAGCATGGACGGAGCTCCATTTCTTCGAAAAATCGATCTCAAGGTCTACAAGAATTACGCGCAGCTCCTTGATGCGTTACAAAGTATGTTCAAGTGCACCGTAGGGTACGGTGGATCTGAGCATGCTCCAACTTATGAAGATAAAGATGGAGACTGGATGTTGGCGGGAGATGTTCCATGGGAGATGTTTATTACTTCTTGTAAGAGGATGAGGATCATGAAAGCTTCGGAAGCTAGAGGCTTGGGGTGtttgtag